One window of Cellulomonas shaoxiangyii genomic DNA carries:
- a CDS encoding GNAT family N-acetyltransferase: protein MAGGDVTDVRVEAVPWEDPDARRLRDAQQAELHERYGAPDIGHDMTADGIVTMLVLRVGGEAVACGALRDASAELGAGTGELKRMYVRPAWRGRGLSRRVLTELEAAARARGVTRLVLETGVLQPEAIGLYLSAGYAPVPRYGEYADEADSRCFSRDLDGGPAAPGASPEAPRGPRGEAPARPVVIAPVAWDDAAAVAVRRAMVAELAPAQPVPDGGYARFGTASGAGAPATFLARVDDEPVGCVTVRRAPAPWPDGWAEVQRLYVSPTGRRAGVARRLLAAAEDAARGLGCTTAVVDAGIHQQAVIALYRSLGYRPVRPAVDASARPDVLWFARPLGHPPR from the coding sequence GTGGCCGGGGGCGACGTCACGGACGTGCGCGTCGAGGCCGTCCCGTGGGAGGACCCCGACGCCCGCCGGCTCCGGGACGCCCAGCAGGCGGAGCTGCACGAGCGGTACGGCGCGCCCGACATCGGGCACGACATGACCGCCGACGGCATCGTCACGATGCTCGTGCTGCGCGTCGGGGGCGAGGCGGTCGCGTGCGGTGCTCTGCGGGACGCGTCGGCCGAGCTCGGCGCGGGCACCGGCGAGCTCAAGCGCATGTACGTCCGCCCCGCCTGGCGCGGGCGCGGGCTGTCGCGGCGGGTGCTCACGGAGCTGGAGGCGGCCGCCCGGGCACGCGGCGTCACCCGGCTCGTCCTGGAGACGGGCGTGCTCCAGCCGGAGGCCATCGGGCTCTACCTGTCGGCCGGGTACGCGCCGGTCCCGCGTTACGGCGAGTACGCCGACGAGGCCGACTCGCGCTGCTTCTCCCGGGACCTGGACGGTGGTCCCGCGGCCCCCGGTGCGAGCCCCGAAGCGCCGAGGGGCCCGCGCGGCGAGGCGCCGGCGCGCCCCGTGGTGATCGCGCCCGTGGCGTGGGACGACGCCGCCGCGGTCGCCGTGCGCCGCGCGATGGTCGCGGAGCTCGCCCCCGCGCAGCCGGTGCCCGACGGCGGGTACGCCCGGTTCGGCACCGCATCCGGTGCGGGTGCGCCCGCCACGTTCCTGGCACGCGTCGACGACGAGCCCGTGGGGTGCGTCACGGTCCGGCGCGCGCCCGCGCCGTGGCCGGACGGGTGGGCCGAGGTGCAGCGGCTGTACGTATCGCCGACCGGCCGGCGTGCCGGTGTGGCCCGGCGGCTCCTGGCCGCGGCCGAGGACGCCGCCCGCGGGCTCGGCTGCACCACGGCGGTGGTCGACGCGGGCATCCACCAGCAGGCGGTGATCGCGCTGTACCGGTCGCTGGGCTACCGGCCGGTGCGCCCGGCGGTCGACGCGTCCGCCCGCCCCGACGTCCTCTGGTTCGCGCGGCCGCTCGGACACCCGCCGCGCTGA
- a CDS encoding DUF72 domain-containing protein, producing the protein MTVRIGTSGWSYDHWDGVLYRPGLPAAQRLARYVEAFDTVELNASFYRWPRERAFASWRERLPDGFTMSVKAPRGLTHARRLYGPEVWSERIARCWHELRGHREALLVQLRPDAERDDARLDWFLGTLPDWVQVAVELRHPSWQTDAVFDLLARRGAAYCVVSGARIPCVLRATSRLVYVRLHGPDHDHLYAGSYSDDDLRWWADRIGEWDAAGHDVVAYFNNDGGGNAVRDAWRLRSFLGG; encoded by the coding sequence ATGACGGTCCGCATCGGCACGTCCGGGTGGTCCTACGACCACTGGGACGGCGTCCTCTACCGGCCCGGGCTGCCGGCGGCGCAGCGGCTCGCCCGCTACGTCGAGGCCTTCGACACCGTCGAGCTCAACGCGAGCTTCTACCGCTGGCCGCGCGAGCGGGCGTTCGCGAGCTGGCGAGAGCGCCTGCCTGACGGGTTCACGATGTCGGTGAAGGCGCCCCGGGGCCTGACCCACGCCCGCCGGCTGTACGGGCCGGAGGTGTGGTCCGAGCGCATCGCCCGCTGCTGGCACGAGCTGCGCGGTCACCGCGAGGCGCTGCTCGTCCAGCTGCGCCCGGACGCCGAGCGGGACGACGCGCGTCTGGACTGGTTCCTCGGCACGCTGCCCGACTGGGTGCAGGTCGCCGTCGAGCTGCGGCACCCCTCGTGGCAGACCGACGCCGTGTTCGACCTGCTCGCCCGGCGCGGCGCGGCGTACTGCGTGGTGTCCGGCGCCCGCATCCCGTGCGTGCTGCGCGCCACGTCCCGGCTCGTGTACGTGCGCCTGCACGGGCCCGACCACGACCACCTGTACGCCGGCTCCTACTCCGACGACGACCTGCGCTGGTGGGCCGACCGCATCGGCGAGTGGGACGCCGCCGGGCACGACGTCGTCGCGTACTTCAACAACGACGGCGGTGGGAACGCGGTGCGCGACGCCTGGCGGCTGCGCTCCTTCCTCGGTGGCTGA
- the purQ gene encoding phosphoribosylformylglycinamidine synthase subunit PurQ, which produces MSRIGVVTFPGTLDDRDAARAVRLAGGEPVALWHADADLKDVDAVVLPGGFSYGDYLRAGAISRFAPVMGEVVEAAGKGLPVLGICNGFQVLTEAHLLPGSMIKNESLHFLCREQVLQVENSDTAWTREFEQGESITIPLKNQDGQYVADERTLDELEGEGRVVFRYQGENPNGSRRDIAGISNAAGNVVGLMPHPEHAVEPGFGPDTAQGPRSGTDGLRFFTSVLRALVG; this is translated from the coding sequence ATGAGCCGGATCGGCGTCGTCACCTTCCCCGGGACGCTGGACGACCGCGACGCGGCCCGCGCCGTGCGCCTCGCCGGCGGCGAGCCCGTCGCGCTGTGGCACGCGGACGCCGACCTCAAGGACGTCGACGCGGTCGTGCTCCCCGGCGGCTTCTCCTACGGCGACTACCTGCGCGCCGGGGCGATCAGCCGGTTCGCGCCCGTGATGGGCGAGGTCGTCGAGGCCGCGGGCAAGGGCCTGCCCGTGCTGGGCATCTGCAACGGGTTCCAGGTCCTCACCGAGGCGCACCTGCTGCCCGGCTCGATGATCAAGAACGAGAGCCTGCACTTCCTCTGCCGCGAGCAGGTGCTGCAGGTCGAGAACAGCGACACCGCGTGGACGCGCGAGTTCGAGCAGGGGGAGAGCATCACCATCCCGCTGAAGAACCAGGACGGGCAGTACGTCGCCGACGAGCGCACCCTCGACGAGCTCGAGGGCGAGGGGCGTGTCGTGTTCCGCTACCAGGGCGAGAACCCGAACGGCTCGCGCCGCGACATCGCGGGCATCTCCAACGCCGCGGGCAACGTCGTGGGCCTCATGCCGCACCCCGAGCACGCCGTCGAGCCCGGTTTCGGCCCCGACACCGCGCAGGGTCCGCGCAGCGGCACCGACGGGCTCCGCTTCTTCACGTCGGTCCTGCGCGCGCTCGTCGGCTGA
- the purS gene encoding phosphoribosylformylglycinamidine synthase subunit PurS, which translates to MGRVVVDVMPKPEILDPQGKAVAGALPRLGFAQFTSVRQGKRFELEVDGPVTPEVLEAAAAAAEQVLSNPVIEDVVRVADIEADAAGTVASQGLA; encoded by the coding sequence GTGGGACGAGTCGTCGTCGACGTGATGCCGAAGCCGGAGATCCTCGACCCGCAGGGCAAGGCGGTGGCCGGCGCGCTGCCGCGCCTGGGCTTCGCGCAGTTCACGTCCGTGCGTCAGGGCAAGCGGTTCGAGCTCGAGGTGGACGGGCCGGTGACGCCCGAGGTCCTGGAGGCCGCCGCGGCCGCCGCCGAGCAGGTGCTGTCCAACCCGGTCATCGAGGACGTCGTGCGCGTCGCCGACATCGAGGCCGACGCGGCCGGCACGGTCGCGAGCCAGGGTCTGGCCTGA